In Canis lupus familiaris isolate Mischka breed German Shepherd chromosome 9, alternate assembly UU_Cfam_GSD_1.0, whole genome shotgun sequence, a single window of DNA contains:
- the SLC34A3 gene encoding sodium-dependent phosphate transport protein 2C isoform X1, producing the protein MGRLGSFSCGSGQDGLGLPIQIQAWVWVCPCQKSMPNSLTGGQVPSHTLDTVGLVDRSLGNAGTSGSAPVLEEGEMDPWDLPQPKDTGQSWKELSVAGRVLRVVIGFLKACGLLGNLYLFICSLDILSSAFQLLSSKMAGDIFKDNVVLSNPVAGLVIGVLVTVLVQSSSTSSSIVVSMVASKLLTVQACVPIIMGVNVGTSITSTLVSMAQSGDRDEFRRAFGGSAVHSIFNWLTVLILLPLESATALLERLSALALGATSLEPGGQAPDILKVLTKPLTHLIVQLDTDMIASSASGNATNGSLIKRWCGTREVMTSGNSSDCGATISGPCPESNSSTVVEQLPCHHLFVGTELTDLAVGFILLAASLLLLCTCLVLIVKLLNSVLRGRVAQAVRKVINADFPFPFSWLSGYLAILVGAGLTFVLQSSSVFTAAIVPLMGVGVISLERAYPLFLGSNIGTTTTALLAALASPADMLLSALQVALIHFFFNLAGILLWYVVPVLRLPIPLAKRFGDLTANYRWVAIAYLLLSFLLLPLAAFGLSLAGSTVLAAVGGPLVGLLLLIVLVNVLQRHRPAWLPRHLRSWAWLPIWLRSLEPWDRLVSSCCPCKVCSPPQAAAKEAHCYENPEVLASQQL; encoded by the exons ATGGGCCGGTTGGGATCATTCTCCTGTGGGAGTGGACAGGACGGGCTAGGTCTGCCAATCCAG ATCCAGGCTTGGGTCTGGGTCTGTCCCTGCCAGAAATCCATGCCGAATTCCCTCACGGGTGGCCAGGTCCCCTCCCATACTCTGGACACAGTTGGCCTGGTGGACCGGAGTCTGGGAAATGCAG GGACCTCCGGTTCTGCCCCAGTCTTGGAAGAGGGGGAAATGGACCCCTGGGACCTCCCTCAGCCAAAGGACACTGGCCAATCCTGGAAAG AGCTCAGCGTGGCCGGCAGGGTACTCCGGGTGGTCATTGGCTTCCTCAAGGCCTGTGGGCTCCTAGGCAACCTCTATCTTTTCATCTGCTCCCTGGACATCCTCAGCTCCGCCTTCCAGCTGCTGAGCA GCAAAATGGCTGGAGACATCTTTAAGGACAACGTGGTGCTGTCCAACCCTGTGGCTGGACTGGTCATTGGTGTGCTGGTCACAGTTCTCGTGCAGAGCTCTAGCACATCCTCCTCCATCGTGGTCAGCATGGTGGCCTCCAAGT TGCTTACTGTCCAGGCCTGTGTGCCCATCATAATGGGCGTCAACGTGGGCACTTCCATCACCAGCACCCTGGTCTCGATGGCACAGTCAGGGGACCGGGATGAGTTtcggag GGCCTTTGGTGGCTCGGCCGTACACAGCATCTTCAACTGGCTCACCGTGCTGATCCTGCTGCCCCTGGAGAGCGCCACAGCCCTGCTGGAGAGGCTCAGCGCTCTGGCTCTGGGTGCCACCAGCCTGGAGCCCGGGGGTCAGGCACCCGACATCCTCAAGGTGCTGACAAAGCCTCTCACACACCTCATCGTGCAG CTGGACACTGATATGATTGCAAGCAGTGCTTCAGGCAACGCCACCAACGGCAGTCTCATTAAGCGATGGTGCGGCACCCGGGAGGTGATG acTTCGGGGAACAGCAGCGACTGTGGAGCGACCATCTCCGGCCCTTGCCCCGAGAGCAACAGCTCTACGGTGGTGGAGCAGCTGCCCT gccacCACCTGTTTGTGGGGACTGAGCTCACAGACCTGGCTGTGGGCTTCATCTTGCTGGCcgcctccctgcttctgctctgcacCTGCCTCGTCCTCATCGTCAAGCTGCTCAACTCTGTGCTGCGCGGCCGCGTCGCCCAGGCTGTGAGGAAGGTCATCAACGCTG ACTTCCCCTTCCCGTTCAGCTGGCTCAGCGGCTACCTGGCCATCCTCGTGGGCGCCGGCCTGACCTTCGTGCTCCAGAGCAGCAGCGTCTTCACCGCGGCGATTGTGCCCCTCATGG GGGTTGGTGTGATCAGCTTGGAGCGGGCCTACCCCCTCTTCCTGGGCTCCAACATTGGCACCACCACCACAGCCCTGCTGGCTGCCCTGGCCAGTCCTGCGGACATGCTGCTCAGTGCGCTCCAG GTTGCCCTCATCCACTTCTTTTTCAATCTGGCTGGCATCCTGCTGTGGTATGTGGTGCCTGTCCTGCGGTTGCCCATCCCGCTGGCCAAGCGCTTCGGGGATCTGACTGCCAACTACCGCTGGGTGGCCATTGCCTATTTGCTGCTCAGcttcctgctgctgcccctggcTGCCTTCGGGCTCTCCCTGGCAGGGAGCACGGTGCTGGCTGCAGTCGGGGGACCCCTGGTGGGGCTGCTGCTCCTCATCGTCCTGGTCAATGTCCTGCAGCGGCACCGGCCAGCCTGGCTGCCCCGCCACCTCAGGTCCTGGGCCTGGCTCCCCATCTGGCTCCGTTCTCTGGAGCCCTGGGACCGCCTGGTGAGCAGCTGCTGCCCTTGCAAGGTCTGCAGCCCCCCTCAGGCCGCTGCCAAGGAGGCCCACTGCTATGAGAACCCTGAGGTCCTGGCCTCCCAGCAGTTGTGA
- the SLC34A3 gene encoding sodium-dependent phosphate transport protein 2C isoform X3, which produces MPNSLTGGQVPSHTLDTVGLVDRSLGNAGTSGSAPVLEEGEMDPWDLPQPKDTGQSWKELSVAGRVLRVVIGFLKACGLLGNLYLFICSLDILSSAFQLLSSKMAGDIFKDNVVLSNPVAGLVIGVLVTVLVQSSSTSSSIVVSMVASKLLTVQACVPIIMGVNVGTSITSTLVSMAQSGDRDEFRRAFGGSAVHSIFNWLTVLILLPLESATALLERLSALALGATSLEPGGQAPDILKVLTKPLTHLIVQLDTDMIASSASGNATNGSLIKRWCGTREVMTSGNSSDCGATISGPCPESNSSTVVEQLPCHHLFVGTELTDLAVGFILLAASLLLLCTCLVLIVKLLNSVLRGRVAQAVRKVINADFPFPFSWLSGYLAILVGAGLTFVLQSSSVFTAAIVPLMGVGVISLERAYPLFLGSNIGTTTTALLAALASPADMLLSALQVALIHFFFNLAGILLWYVVPVLRLPIPLAKRFGDLTANYRWVAIAYLLLSFLLLPLAAFGLSLAGSTVLAAVGGPLVGLLLLIVLVNVLQRHRPAWLPRHLRSWAWLPIWLRSLEPWDRLVSSCCPCKVCSPPQAAAKEAHCYENPEVLASQQL; this is translated from the exons ATGCCGAATTCCCTCACGGGTGGCCAGGTCCCCTCCCATACTCTGGACACAGTTGGCCTGGTGGACCGGAGTCTGGGAAATGCAG GGACCTCCGGTTCTGCCCCAGTCTTGGAAGAGGGGGAAATGGACCCCTGGGACCTCCCTCAGCCAAAGGACACTGGCCAATCCTGGAAAG AGCTCAGCGTGGCCGGCAGGGTACTCCGGGTGGTCATTGGCTTCCTCAAGGCCTGTGGGCTCCTAGGCAACCTCTATCTTTTCATCTGCTCCCTGGACATCCTCAGCTCCGCCTTCCAGCTGCTGAGCA GCAAAATGGCTGGAGACATCTTTAAGGACAACGTGGTGCTGTCCAACCCTGTGGCTGGACTGGTCATTGGTGTGCTGGTCACAGTTCTCGTGCAGAGCTCTAGCACATCCTCCTCCATCGTGGTCAGCATGGTGGCCTCCAAGT TGCTTACTGTCCAGGCCTGTGTGCCCATCATAATGGGCGTCAACGTGGGCACTTCCATCACCAGCACCCTGGTCTCGATGGCACAGTCAGGGGACCGGGATGAGTTtcggag GGCCTTTGGTGGCTCGGCCGTACACAGCATCTTCAACTGGCTCACCGTGCTGATCCTGCTGCCCCTGGAGAGCGCCACAGCCCTGCTGGAGAGGCTCAGCGCTCTGGCTCTGGGTGCCACCAGCCTGGAGCCCGGGGGTCAGGCACCCGACATCCTCAAGGTGCTGACAAAGCCTCTCACACACCTCATCGTGCAG CTGGACACTGATATGATTGCAAGCAGTGCTTCAGGCAACGCCACCAACGGCAGTCTCATTAAGCGATGGTGCGGCACCCGGGAGGTGATG acTTCGGGGAACAGCAGCGACTGTGGAGCGACCATCTCCGGCCCTTGCCCCGAGAGCAACAGCTCTACGGTGGTGGAGCAGCTGCCCT gccacCACCTGTTTGTGGGGACTGAGCTCACAGACCTGGCTGTGGGCTTCATCTTGCTGGCcgcctccctgcttctgctctgcacCTGCCTCGTCCTCATCGTCAAGCTGCTCAACTCTGTGCTGCGCGGCCGCGTCGCCCAGGCTGTGAGGAAGGTCATCAACGCTG ACTTCCCCTTCCCGTTCAGCTGGCTCAGCGGCTACCTGGCCATCCTCGTGGGCGCCGGCCTGACCTTCGTGCTCCAGAGCAGCAGCGTCTTCACCGCGGCGATTGTGCCCCTCATGG GGGTTGGTGTGATCAGCTTGGAGCGGGCCTACCCCCTCTTCCTGGGCTCCAACATTGGCACCACCACCACAGCCCTGCTGGCTGCCCTGGCCAGTCCTGCGGACATGCTGCTCAGTGCGCTCCAG GTTGCCCTCATCCACTTCTTTTTCAATCTGGCTGGCATCCTGCTGTGGTATGTGGTGCCTGTCCTGCGGTTGCCCATCCCGCTGGCCAAGCGCTTCGGGGATCTGACTGCCAACTACCGCTGGGTGGCCATTGCCTATTTGCTGCTCAGcttcctgctgctgcccctggcTGCCTTCGGGCTCTCCCTGGCAGGGAGCACGGTGCTGGCTGCAGTCGGGGGACCCCTGGTGGGGCTGCTGCTCCTCATCGTCCTGGTCAATGTCCTGCAGCGGCACCGGCCAGCCTGGCTGCCCCGCCACCTCAGGTCCTGGGCCTGGCTCCCCATCTGGCTCCGTTCTCTGGAGCCCTGGGACCGCCTGGTGAGCAGCTGCTGCCCTTGCAAGGTCTGCAGCCCCCCTCAGGCCGCTGCCAAGGAGGCCCACTGCTATGAGAACCCTGAGGTCCTGGCCTCCCAGCAGTTGTGA
- the SLC34A3 gene encoding sodium-dependent phosphate transport protein 2C isoform X2, producing MGRLGSFSCGSGQDGLGLPIQIQAWVWVCPCQKSMPNSLTGGQVPSHTLDTVGLVDRSLGNAGTSGSAPVLEEGEMDPWDLPQPKDTGQSWKELSVAGRVLRVVIGFLKACGLLGNLYLFICSLDILSSAFQLLSSKMAGDIFKDNVVLSNPVAGLVIGVLVTVLVQSSSTSSSIVVSMVASKLLTVQACVPIIMGVNVGTSITSTLVSMAQSGDRDEFRRAFGGSAVHSIFNWLTVLILLPLESATALLERLSALALGATSLEPGGQAPDILKVLTKPLTHLIVQLDTDMIASSASGNATNGSLIKRWCGTREVMTSGNSSDCGATISGPCPESNSSTVVEQLPCHHLFVGTELTDLAVGFILLAASLLLLCTCLVLIVKLLNSVLRGRVAQAVRKVINADFPFPFSWLSGYLAILVGAGLTFVLQSSSVFTAAIVPLMGCPHPLLFQSGWHPAVVCGACPAVAHPAGQALRGSDCQLPLGGHCLFAAQLPAAAPGCLRALPGREHGAGCSRGTPGGAAAPHRPGQCPAAAPASLAAPPPQVLGLAPHLAPFSGALGPPGEQLLPLQGLQPPSGRCQGGPLL from the exons ATGGGCCGGTTGGGATCATTCTCCTGTGGGAGTGGACAGGACGGGCTAGGTCTGCCAATCCAG ATCCAGGCTTGGGTCTGGGTCTGTCCCTGCCAGAAATCCATGCCGAATTCCCTCACGGGTGGCCAGGTCCCCTCCCATACTCTGGACACAGTTGGCCTGGTGGACCGGAGTCTGGGAAATGCAG GGACCTCCGGTTCTGCCCCAGTCTTGGAAGAGGGGGAAATGGACCCCTGGGACCTCCCTCAGCCAAAGGACACTGGCCAATCCTGGAAAG AGCTCAGCGTGGCCGGCAGGGTACTCCGGGTGGTCATTGGCTTCCTCAAGGCCTGTGGGCTCCTAGGCAACCTCTATCTTTTCATCTGCTCCCTGGACATCCTCAGCTCCGCCTTCCAGCTGCTGAGCA GCAAAATGGCTGGAGACATCTTTAAGGACAACGTGGTGCTGTCCAACCCTGTGGCTGGACTGGTCATTGGTGTGCTGGTCACAGTTCTCGTGCAGAGCTCTAGCACATCCTCCTCCATCGTGGTCAGCATGGTGGCCTCCAAGT TGCTTACTGTCCAGGCCTGTGTGCCCATCATAATGGGCGTCAACGTGGGCACTTCCATCACCAGCACCCTGGTCTCGATGGCACAGTCAGGGGACCGGGATGAGTTtcggag GGCCTTTGGTGGCTCGGCCGTACACAGCATCTTCAACTGGCTCACCGTGCTGATCCTGCTGCCCCTGGAGAGCGCCACAGCCCTGCTGGAGAGGCTCAGCGCTCTGGCTCTGGGTGCCACCAGCCTGGAGCCCGGGGGTCAGGCACCCGACATCCTCAAGGTGCTGACAAAGCCTCTCACACACCTCATCGTGCAG CTGGACACTGATATGATTGCAAGCAGTGCTTCAGGCAACGCCACCAACGGCAGTCTCATTAAGCGATGGTGCGGCACCCGGGAGGTGATG acTTCGGGGAACAGCAGCGACTGTGGAGCGACCATCTCCGGCCCTTGCCCCGAGAGCAACAGCTCTACGGTGGTGGAGCAGCTGCCCT gccacCACCTGTTTGTGGGGACTGAGCTCACAGACCTGGCTGTGGGCTTCATCTTGCTGGCcgcctccctgcttctgctctgcacCTGCCTCGTCCTCATCGTCAAGCTGCTCAACTCTGTGCTGCGCGGCCGCGTCGCCCAGGCTGTGAGGAAGGTCATCAACGCTG ACTTCCCCTTCCCGTTCAGCTGGCTCAGCGGCTACCTGGCCATCCTCGTGGGCGCCGGCCTGACCTTCGTGCTCCAGAGCAGCAGCGTCTTCACCGCGGCGATTGTGCCCCTCATGG GTTGCCCTCATCCACTTCTTTTTCAATCTGGCTGGCATCCTGCTGTGGTATGTGGTGCCTGTCCTGCGGTTGCCCATCCCGCTGGCCAAGCGCTTCGGGGATCTGACTGCCAACTACCGCTGGGTGGCCATTGCCTATTTGCTGCTCAGcttcctgctgctgcccctggcTGCCTTCGGGCTCTCCCTGGCAGGGAGCACGGTGCTGGCTGCAGTCGGGGGACCCCTGGTGGGGCTGCTGCTCCTCATCGTCCTGGTCAATGTCCTGCAGCGGCACCGGCCAGCCTGGCTGCCCCGCCACCTCAGGTCCTGGGCCTGGCTCCCCATCTGGCTCCGTTCTCTGGAGCCCTGGGACCGCCTGGTGAGCAGCTGCTGCCCTTGCAAGGTCTGCAGCCCCCCTCAGGCCGCTGCCAAGGAGGCCCACTGCTATGA
- the RNF224 gene encoding RING finger protein 224, whose translation MLQPESPQVSEEGTAASSRRGDCIICYSAYDLTGHLPRRLYCGHTFCQACVRQLDAPAHEQRWIPCPQCRQSTPTPRGGVAMLDLDLAAFLAVKAEWELSREEPRVPPKGSTAITQQPTRLCPSLGTQPHFPSSWRCCGGCRSLCWGAPGSPEV comes from the coding sequence ATGCTGCAGCCAGAGAGTCCCCAGGTCTCTGAGGAGGGGACCGCTGCCAGCTCCCGGCGGGGAGACTGCATCATCTGCTACTCAGCCTACGACCTCACCGGGCACCTGCCACGCAGACTCTACTGTGGCCACACCTTCTGCCAGGCGTGCGTGAGGCAGCTTGACGCTCCGGCCCACGAGCAGCGCTGGATCCCCTGCCCCCAGTGCCGCCAGAGCACCCCCACACCCCGTGGAGGGGTGGCCATGCTGGACCTCGACCTGGCCGCCTTCCTGGCTGTGAAGGCTGAGTGGGAGCTGTCCCGTGAGGAGCCCCGGGTACCCCCCAAAGGCAGCACTGCCATCACTCAGCAGCCAACCAGGCTCTGTCCCTCCCTGGGCACCCAGCCCCACTTCCCCTCATCCTGGCGCTGCTGCGGTGGCTGCAGGAGCCTCTGCTGGGGTGCCCCTGGCAGTCCTGAGGTCTGA
- the CYSRT1 gene encoding cysteine-rich tail protein 1 has protein sequence MDPHEMVVKNPYAQVSIPRAHLRPDLGQQLEAAPSSWESQPLPAGSCPSEPTRLLQPTEEAPGSKDAKGAKGATQTQGQQAWLQPGNPYGSGQHPAGLTYAGRPPMGRGDDIAHHCCCCPCCSCCHCPRFCRCHSCCCIVS, from the coding sequence ATGGACCCACATGAGATGGTCGTCAAGAACCCGTATGCCCAGGTCAGCATCCCCCGGGCTCACCTGCGGCCAGACCTGGGGCAGCAGCTGGAGGCGGCTCCCTCTTCCTGGGAGTCACAGCCTCTACCTGCAGGGTCCTGCCCCTCAGAGCCCACCCGGCTCCTGCAGCCCACTGAGGAGGCCCCAGGGAGCAAGGATGCCAAGGGTGCCAAGGGGGCCACCCAGACCCAGGGCCAACAGGCCTGGCTGCAGCCCGGCAACCCTTATGGTAGTGGGCAGCACCCAGCAGGACTGACCTATGCTGGCCGGCCCCCCATGGGGCGCGGGGATGACATCGCCCACCACTGCTGCTGCTGTCCTTGCTGCTCTTGCTGTCATTGCCCTCGCTTCTGCCGCTGCCACAGCTGCTGCTGCATCGTCTCCTAG
- the RNF208 gene encoding RING finger protein 208 isoform X1 has product MPADPGPEVGSGWPGFLMSCLKGPHVILKMEAMKIVHPEKFPELQAAAPCFPPAPRPTPALAPKRAWPSDTEIIVNQACGGDMPALDGAPRTPPLPRRPRKGSVELGFPRVAPADEVIVNQYVVRPGPATSGAPATAAPASGEPLECPTCGHTYNVTQRRPRVLSCLHSVCEQCLQILYESCPKYKFISCPTCRRETVLFTDYGLAALAVNTSILSRLPPEALTAPSGGQWGGEPEGSCYQTFRQYCGAACTCHVRNPLSACSIM; this is encoded by the coding sequence ATGCCGGCTGACCCCGGGCCCGAGGTGGGCAGTGGCTGGCCGGGCTTCCTCATGTCCTGCCTGAAGGGCCCCCATGTCATCCTCAAGATGGAGGCCATGAAGATTGTTCACCCTGAGAAGttccctgagctgcaggcggctgCCCCTTGCTTCCCACCAGCACCGcggcccacccctgccctggcacCCAAACGCGCCTGGCCCTCAGACACAGAGATCATCGTCAACCAGGCATGCGGAGGGGACATGCCTGCCTTGGATGGGGCACCCCGCACTCCTCCCTTGCCGCGACGGCCCCGAAAGGGCAGTGTGGAGTTGGGCTTCCCCCGAGTGGCACCAGCGGACGAGGTCATCGTGAACCAGTATGTGGTGCGGCCTGGTCCTGCCACCTCAGGGGCCCCTGCCACGGCGGCACCAGCCTCAGGTGAGCCCCTGGAGTGCCCCACCTGCGGGCACACGTACAACGTCACCCAGCGGCGGCCCCGAGTGCTGTCCTGCCTGCACTCTGTGTGTGAGCAGTGCCTGCAGATTCTCTATGAGTCCTGCCCTAAGTACAAGTTCATCTCCTGTCCCACTTGCCGCCGCGAGACTGTGCTCTTCACGGACTATGGCCTGGCTGCACTAGCTGTCAACACGTCTATCTTGAGCCGCCTGCCACCTGAGGCACTGACTGCCCCGTCCGGTGGCCAGTGGGGGGGTGAGCCGGAGGGCAGCTGCTACCAGACCTTCCGGCAGTACTGTGGGGCCGCGTGCACCTGCCATGTGCGGAACCCGCTGTCTGCCTGCTCCATCATGTAG
- the RNF208 gene encoding RING finger protein 208 isoform X2 — protein sequence MEAMKIVHPEKFPELQAAAPCFPPAPRPTPALAPKRAWPSDTEIIVNQACGGDMPALDGAPRTPPLPRRPRKGSVELGFPRVAPADEVIVNQYVVRPGPATSGAPATAAPASGEPLECPTCGHTYNVTQRRPRVLSCLHSVCEQCLQILYESCPKYKFISCPTCRRETVLFTDYGLAALAVNTSILSRLPPEALTAPSGGQWGGEPEGSCYQTFRQYCGAACTCHVRNPLSACSIM from the coding sequence ATGGAGGCCATGAAGATTGTTCACCCTGAGAAGttccctgagctgcaggcggctgCCCCTTGCTTCCCACCAGCACCGcggcccacccctgccctggcacCCAAACGCGCCTGGCCCTCAGACACAGAGATCATCGTCAACCAGGCATGCGGAGGGGACATGCCTGCCTTGGATGGGGCACCCCGCACTCCTCCCTTGCCGCGACGGCCCCGAAAGGGCAGTGTGGAGTTGGGCTTCCCCCGAGTGGCACCAGCGGACGAGGTCATCGTGAACCAGTATGTGGTGCGGCCTGGTCCTGCCACCTCAGGGGCCCCTGCCACGGCGGCACCAGCCTCAGGTGAGCCCCTGGAGTGCCCCACCTGCGGGCACACGTACAACGTCACCCAGCGGCGGCCCCGAGTGCTGTCCTGCCTGCACTCTGTGTGTGAGCAGTGCCTGCAGATTCTCTATGAGTCCTGCCCTAAGTACAAGTTCATCTCCTGTCCCACTTGCCGCCGCGAGACTGTGCTCTTCACGGACTATGGCCTGGCTGCACTAGCTGTCAACACGTCTATCTTGAGCCGCCTGCCACCTGAGGCACTGACTGCCCCGTCCGGTGGCCAGTGGGGGGGTGAGCCGGAGGGCAGCTGCTACCAGACCTTCCGGCAGTACTGTGGGGCCGCGTGCACCTGCCATGTGCGGAACCCGCTGTCTGCCTGCTCCATCATGTAG
- the LOC102153893 gene encoding RING finger protein 224-like — protein MATACPWAGQVGEEEDGEQAGEWGEEECPICTEPYGPGEHHLALLNCGHGLCVGCLHQLLGTASSAHQGQVCCPLCRQKTPMPEWEICQLQEELLWADGPQGPRPPTPPAPPHRGPGPWASLEHRYRLRFLAGPVGGQGCLPFLPCPPWLGARLWALRERGPCTRRLVLLGLLALELLGLLLIFTPLMLLGLLFMLLDRSGH, from the coding sequence ATGGCCACTGCCTGCCCCTGGGCTGGGCAAGTAGGggaagaggaggatggggagcaggcaggagagtggggggaggaggaatgcCCCATCTGCACAGAGCCCTATGGGCCCGGTGAGCACCACCTGGCTCTGCTCAACTGTGGCCATGGCCTGTGTGTGGGCTGCCTGCACCAGCTGCTAGGCACAGCCTCCAGTGCCCACCAGGGCCAGGTGTGCTGCCCACTGTGTCGCCAGAAGACGCCCATGCCTGAGTGGGAAATCTGCCAGCTGCAGGAGGAACTGCTGTGGGCAGATGGGCCTCAGGGCCCACGGCCCCCTAcaccccctgctcctccccaccggggccctgggccctgggcctccctAGAGCACCGCTACCGGCTACGCTTCCTGGCAGGGCCTGTGGGCGGCCAGGGCTGCCTTCCCTTCCTACCCTGCCCGCCCTGGCTGGGTGCCCGGCTCTGGGCCTTGCGGGAACGAGGGCCCTGCACCCGCCGCCTAGTACTGCTGGGCCTGCTAGCCCTGGAGCTCCTGGGCCTGTTGCTCATCTTCACGCCACTCATGCTGCTGGGGCTGCTCTTTATGCTGCTGGACCGCTCTGGCCACTGA